The nucleotide sequence CCTGGCGCAGCGGGAAGAACCTGATCGTCAACCGGGACACCGGGGCCCGCTACCTCTACCTCGACGGACGGCTGCGGCCGGTCCGCAACTACTCCTCCGCCCTGCTCATCGGCGGCGCGGACCTGGAGACCACGGACGTGGGGACGGCCTCGCTGCGGGACACCCCGGTGGGCGCCGCGGTCGGCATCCCGGGAGCGCCGGACTCGGTGCCCTCCTCCGGCGACCTGGAGTCGGACGCGTGGATGGTCTGCTCGGCGACGGCCACGCCGTCCGGCGACGACGGGAGCGACAGGACGACGACACGGGCGTTGACCGCGCTGGCCGCGGGCACACCCCTGGACTCGACCGCGCTCGGGGCGGACGAGGCGCTGCTGGTCAGCGGACCGGACAAGAAGAAGTACCTGATCTGGCAGGGCAGCCGGCTGCCGCTCGACACCGCGTCCGGGGCGCTGCTCTCGCTGGGCTACAGCTCGGTGGCGCCCCGTACGGTGTCGGCCGCGTTCCTGGACGCGTTCGTGCCCGGTCCGGCCCTGGCGCCGCCGTCGGTGACGGGCCTGGGGAAGCAGGGCCCCTCGCTGGGCGGCACGGCGACCAGGATCGGCCAGGTCTTCCAGGTGACGGTGCCGGGCGGCACGGCGACGGGCTCCGGCGATCCGGACGACGTCCAGTACTTCCTGCTGCGGGACTCCGGCCTGGTCCCGGTGACGCCGACCGCGGTGGCGCTGCTGCTGGGCGATCCGGCGGTGCGGTCGAAGGCGTACGGCGGCGCGTCGCCGACGGCGCTGCCCCTCGGCACGGACCTGCTCAAGGACCACCAGGCGCCGGGCGCCACCGGTCGTGACCCGTCGGTGGCCGGGCTGCCGGACAGGCCGCCCCGGGCGGCCCGGGTGCCCGACGGCCGGGCGGCGTGCGCGCGGGTGCAGCCCGGCGACGACGGCGTCCGCGTCAGCTCGGTGCTGGTGCCCGCCGACGCGCTGACCCCGGTCGCCCAGCACAGCGGCGACGCGGTGACGCAGGCCTGTCTGCCGGTGGACGCGGTGGTGGTCCGGCCCGGTCACGGCGTGCTGGCACGGGCGCTGGGCGCGGGCGGCGGGACGGTCGGCGCCACCACGTACTTCGTGGCCGACGACGGGGTGAAGTACCGGGTCGGCTCGAAGGAGGCGCTCGCGGCGCTCGGTTGGACGGAGTCCGACGTGCGGGGGCTGCCCTCCCCGCTGTTGGCGATGGTGCCGACCGGCCCGGACCTGAGCCCGCAGGCGGCGACCGGCGCGGCGCCTTCGGGCGGGACGTCCGCGTCGTCGGCGCGCACCTGCGCGAAAGCCTTTGCCGACACCCCGGGCGGATCCGGCGGATCCGGCGGATCCGGCGCACCGTCCGGTCCGTCCGCCCCGGACGGCGGCAAGTTGCCAGCGGGTTAAATAAGTTGACGATTCGTCAATACGTCGACGCACCGATCGCTTCGCATTGCACCCTTCTCCCTGGCGAGCCTAGGCTCGCCGGTGCCGCAGTTGTGTCGGCACCCGGTTTTTCTCGAAAGGCGGACCCATGGCAGGCGCAGGCCAGCAGTCGAACGAACAGGCGACCCGGAACGGGATCCAGGCCCTGGAGAGCGCTTTCAGCGGCATCCTGAAGTCCCGGCAGGACGTGGACAACACCCGCGCCACCCTGTCGACGGGCTACCAGGGCAGTGACGGCGGCCAGTTCGGCGGTCTCCTCAAGCAGTGGGACGAGCAGTGCAACGGCATTCTGCGCAGTCTTGAGGACATGGTCGACAAGCTGAACCAGAGCCTCACCCAGCACGGCAAGACGCAGGGCTCCTCGAACGAGGCGATCAACTCGGCCTACAGCCAGTCGCAGGCGGCCTACGACCAGCTCATCGGCTGAGCGAGCCCTTCCCCGGAGTCCGGATCCCCACCGCGCCTCTCCCGTCGCGCAGCCCGCGTGGCGCGGTCCCCATCGAGCAGGAGGCCCCATGCCCGACAATCTGACCGACGGTTACATCTACGTCGACTACAACCACATGAACAACGCCGCCGACGACATGGTCCAGCAGACCAAGGCGATAGCGAACACGCTGGCGTCGCTGGAGGCGGAACTCAACGAGCTGGTCAAGTCCTGGTACGGCGAGGACGCCGACGTCTACCGCCAGAAGCAGGCGGCGTGGGACCAGGCGGTGAAGAACATGGAGAACCTGCTGACCTCGCACTCCGCGCTGCTGACGGACATCTCCGACAACTACCGCTACAGCGAGAACTCGCTCTCCCAGATGTGGTCCGAAGTACGCATCGGCCGCTGACCGAGGGGCGTCGCGGAACCAGGCCTCCGGTGAACCGGGCTGACGGCCACCAGGGCGCCGCCCGTCCGGTTCCCCTGCCACCGCGCGCCTCCTCCCCCGGCCCCAGCCCCTCTCCCCGTCCCTTCGCCGACCGAACACCCACGAGGACCACGCCATGGCGGACCTGACCCACCTGAACGGACAGCAGCTCAAGCAGTTCCGTGAGCACGACCTGGCGACGTTCATCACCGACCTGAAGAGCATCGTCAAGGACGACCCCAACGGGGTCCTCGCGCTGCACAGCATCGTCAGGGGCACGATCCCCTCGCAGTACATCGGCGAGAACTCGGTGCTCGGCATCGGTCTGATGACGGGCGACGACACGGTGTACGGCAAGACGCTGGTGGACGCCGCGCTCAAGTCGGCCAAGTCGATCGACGACGTCTTCGGCGACCAGGGTTTCCTCTTCGACGACATCGACGACAGCCTGGAGACCACCATCACCACCCTGCTGAACACCCAGGGCTCCTCCCTGGAGAACATCAGCGGGGAGAAGTTCCTGGACGTCTGGTCCGGGGTCGACGAAGACCTCGAAGGCTCGTCGGACTCCGACGACTGAGCCGCGGCCTCCCCCGGCACCGCGCCGCCGGCGCCCCCCCTCCCGTACGTCCACCTCTCTCCACCCAGCGGAGTCCCGTCATGCCCGTCACCTCCGATTCCGGCGACTACTGGGGTCAGGCGGTCACCCTCTACACCGGGTACAACGTCCCCAGCCGCAAGAAGCTGTTCGACACCCTCAAGAGCAGTGAGGGCGTGCCGCTGATGCGGCTGGGGTTCGAGGTCCTGGCGTCGACCGAGCTGACCGTGAACAACTTCACCGCCCTGGTGGGCTGGCACACCCAGCACGGCGAGGACTACGACCTGGCGTTCGTCGAGGCGGGCGGCAACGGCAAGCACGACGGCGGCACCCTGTACCAGGCGACCATCGTCTTCATCGGCATACCCACCACCGACGGCAACGGGCGGCTGCTCGACGCCGGCGAGCTGTGGAGCGCCGGGAAGTTCACCGGCGTCCTCGGCAACGAGTGGGACCTGAGCCTGCTCCAGCAGTACCAGAGCGGGTCCAAGGCGGCGCTCAACAAGCTGCGCGCCGACCACACCACCCGGCACTTCGAGTTCAGCGGCCTGAGCGTCCAGGA is from Streptomyces asoensis and encodes:
- the eccB gene encoding type VII secretion protein EccB, with the protein product MQSKRDQVQAHAFVMGRLTSGMLLADPDAPESPLARTTRGAGIGVVITVLICAGAVVFGLISPGGNDSWRSGKNLIVNRDTGARYLYLDGRLRPVRNYSSALLIGGADLETTDVGTASLRDTPVGAAVGIPGAPDSVPSSGDLESDAWMVCSATATPSGDDGSDRTTTRALTALAAGTPLDSTALGADEALLVSGPDKKKYLIWQGSRLPLDTASGALLSLGYSSVAPRTVSAAFLDAFVPGPALAPPSVTGLGKQGPSLGGTATRIGQVFQVTVPGGTATGSGDPDDVQYFLLRDSGLVPVTPTAVALLLGDPAVRSKAYGGASPTALPLGTDLLKDHQAPGATGRDPSVAGLPDRPPRAARVPDGRAACARVQPGDDGVRVSSVLVPADALTPVAQHSGDAVTQACLPVDAVVVRPGHGVLARALGAGGGTVGATTYFVADDGVKYRVGSKEALAALGWTESDVRGLPSPLLAMVPTGPDLSPQAATGAAPSGGTSASSARTCAKAFADTPGGSGGSGGSGAPSGPSAPDGGKLPAG
- a CDS encoding WXG100 family type VII secretion target; this encodes MPDNLTDGYIYVDYNHMNNAADDMVQQTKAIANTLASLEAELNELVKSWYGEDADVYRQKQAAWDQAVKNMENLLTSHSALLTDISDNYRYSENSLSQMWSEVRIGR
- a CDS encoding type VII secretion system-associated protein, yielding MADLTHLNGQQLKQFREHDLATFITDLKSIVKDDPNGVLALHSIVRGTIPSQYIGENSVLGIGLMTGDDTVYGKTLVDAALKSAKSIDDVFGDQGFLFDDIDDSLETTITTLLNTQGSSLENISGEKFLDVWSGVDEDLEGSSDSDD